One genomic segment of Ictalurus punctatus breed USDA103 chromosome 12, Coco_2.0, whole genome shotgun sequence includes these proteins:
- the sumo1 gene encoding small ubiquitin-related modifier 1 produces MSDTETKPSSDGAEKKDGEYIKLKVIGQDNSEIHFKVKMTTHLKKLKESYSQRQGVPMNSLRFLFEGQRIADNQTPKELGMEDEDVIEVYQEQTGGYWND; encoded by the exons ATGTCAGACACG GAGACAAAACCATCCAGTGATGGAGCAGAGAAGAAGGATGGAGAGTACATTAAACTCAAAGTGATCGGCCAG gacaacagtgaaattcacttCAAGGTGAAAATGACGACGCATCTAAAGAAGCTGAAGGAGTCGTACAGTCAGAGACAG ggtgtccccatGAACTCTCTACGGTTTCTCTTTGAAGGACAGAGAATCGCAGATAACCAGACTCCCAAAGAG TTGGGGATGGAGGACGAGGACGTGATCGAGGTGTATCAGGAACAGACCGGCGGCTACTGGAACGACTAG